The following proteins come from a genomic window of Methanocella conradii HZ254:
- a CDS encoding outer membrane protein assembly factor BamB family protein: protein MLTRRYLIALLMAITFIAPALAAEPTLDWAYQVGQPGQGSAYISASPVYNNGMLYVCSLDGIVYAIHAQSGVPQWKFKAGSTVLASPAFHDNTLYVGTANGMFYAIETFSGTEKWRFKAASNVDSTPLIMNGIVFVGSDDGRIYALKPSDGEEILNVSVGGGVSTALEGYDNVVYASTLNGRVVAVDPSFGKVKWSVNVGERAYSPLAHDGYLYVGTYDGSVISMETYQGSMAWKSQAGGQVVSRPEYYDGNIYVGSWDGNLYAFNATNGEMAWKFSTGGPIKASPFIDKAKGIIYVGSGDRCLYAVDARYGLQYWKFRADSPVYSTPIMVDDKLYFSSYGTSSGGGTVYSLTLPASVALATPTPGPTATPTPTVAPSEEPIVATYKPSPTSSQSWCPVPVLLGASVIGVVAVAAHRRRR, encoded by the coding sequence ATGTTGACGCGTAGATACCTTATCGCTTTATTAATGGCAATCACTTTTATTGCCCCGGCGCTCGCCGCTGAGCCGACCCTCGACTGGGCATATCAGGTGGGCCAGCCGGGACAGGGCAGCGCCTACATATCAGCATCGCCCGTCTATAACAATGGCATGCTATACGTCTGCTCCCTCGATGGCATTGTATACGCCATCCACGCCCAGAGCGGCGTCCCACAGTGGAAGTTCAAGGCCGGCTCCACGGTGCTCGCCAGTCCCGCCTTCCACGATAACACCCTGTACGTGGGGACGGCCAATGGCATGTTTTACGCCATAGAGACATTTAGTGGAACGGAAAAGTGGAGGTTTAAGGCCGCGAGTAACGTCGACTCGACGCCGCTGATCATGAACGGCATAGTCTTCGTGGGGTCCGATGACGGGCGCATATACGCCCTCAAACCGTCAGACGGCGAAGAGATATTGAACGTGAGCGTGGGAGGCGGCGTATCTACCGCTCTGGAGGGCTACGATAACGTGGTGTACGCGAGTACCCTCAATGGCAGGGTCGTGGCCGTCGACCCCAGTTTTGGCAAGGTGAAGTGGAGCGTCAACGTAGGGGAGAGGGCGTACTCGCCCCTCGCCCATGATGGCTACCTATACGTGGGCACCTATGACGGCAGCGTAATATCGATGGAGACCTACCAGGGGAGCATGGCCTGGAAGAGCCAGGCGGGCGGCCAGGTCGTCTCAAGGCCAGAGTACTATGACGGCAACATTTACGTCGGGTCGTGGGATGGCAACCTGTACGCCTTCAACGCCACAAATGGCGAGATGGCGTGGAAGTTCTCCACCGGCGGGCCGATCAAGGCCTCTCCGTTTATCGATAAGGCCAAGGGCATCATATACGTCGGATCGGGAGACAGGTGCCTGTACGCGGTCGACGCCAGATACGGCCTGCAATACTGGAAGTTCCGGGCCGACTCGCCAGTCTATTCCACGCCCATCATGGTGGACGATAAGCTCTACTTTAGCTCTTATGGCACTAGCTCGGGAGGCGGCACTGTGTACTCTCTCACCCTTCCCGCGTCCGTGGCGCTGGCCACGCCCACTCCAGGCCCGACCGCCACTCCCACCCCTACCGTGGCGCCCTCTGAGGAGCCGATCGTGGCCACCTATAAGCCATCTCCAACCTCATCGCAGTCGTGGTGCCCCGTTCCCGTGCTTTTGGGCGCTTCCGTTATAGGAGTTGTGGCCGTTGCCGCCCATCGCCGGCGACGTTAA
- a CDS encoding SWIM zinc finger family protein, whose protein sequence is MKYVSVFDDARREGLTPDVEKRLVEEYGSRGKKAIDAVRSGKVKKYRDFFVVRGFSGEYIVEDDFCTCNDYLYRLSVKGGICYHSIAVRLAKTTGVYEEVDRWYLDALR, encoded by the coding sequence ATGAAATACGTGAGCGTGTTTGACGATGCGAGGAGAGAGGGCCTGACGCCCGACGTTGAAAAACGCCTCGTGGAGGAGTACGGCTCGAGGGGCAAAAAGGCCATAGATGCCGTGAGGTCTGGCAAGGTTAAGAAGTACAGGGACTTCTTCGTGGTGAGAGGCTTCAGCGGCGAGTACATCGTCGAGGACGATTTTTGCACCTGTAACGATTACCTGTACAGGCTTTCGGTCAAGGGCGGCATATGCTATCATTCCATCGCGGTCCGCCTGGCGAAGACGACCGGGGTTTATGAGGAGGTCGACCGGTGGTACCTGGATGCGTTGAGGTGA
- a CDS encoding ORC1-type DNA replication protein, translating to MTKDILLWDQTVFKEQEYFELDFLPENLLHREAQMRSLKFSVSPALRGSTPLNACCRGAPGTGKTSAVLKVFSELENATQKVVPVYINCQLDSTRYAIFAQIFKKLFGYPPPSSGISFKKLFSQIAKHLVEKKRVLIVALDDFNYLMASKEADEVLYSLLRMHEVQPGAKAGAIAILSDLTLDMARDLTPQVQSVFLPEEILFPQYSLEEIKDILKYRIKYGFMQGVISEELVDRVARYTAETGDLRVGINMLKRAGLNAERRASRTISEEDVERAYEGSRYVHLNYTIRSLKKEEKALLKCIVESGKDEMMSGELYDRFREKTGLGYTSFYEMVNRLEGLKLVSLNNTGKGVRGQSRLVSLMYDPKEVGKRIDV from the coding sequence ATGACTAAAGATATCCTACTCTGGGACCAGACCGTATTCAAAGAGCAGGAATACTTCGAACTGGATTTTTTGCCGGAAAACCTCCTGCATCGTGAGGCGCAGATGCGCTCGCTCAAGTTTAGCGTGTCGCCCGCCCTGCGGGGCTCGACGCCCCTGAACGCCTGCTGCCGGGGCGCCCCGGGCACGGGCAAGACATCGGCCGTGCTGAAAGTATTCTCAGAGCTGGAAAACGCCACCCAGAAGGTCGTACCGGTCTACATCAACTGCCAGCTGGACTCCACCAGGTATGCCATCTTCGCCCAAATATTTAAGAAGCTGTTCGGCTACCCTCCCCCGTCTTCGGGGATCTCCTTTAAAAAGCTATTCTCGCAGATAGCGAAGCACCTCGTGGAGAAGAAGCGAGTCCTTATAGTTGCGCTGGACGACTTTAACTATCTCATGGCTAGCAAGGAGGCCGACGAGGTGCTATACTCCCTCCTGAGGATGCACGAGGTACAGCCGGGCGCCAAGGCTGGCGCTATAGCCATCCTGAGCGACCTGACGCTGGACATGGCAAGGGACCTCACGCCACAGGTACAATCCGTATTCCTCCCGGAGGAGATACTGTTCCCCCAGTATTCGCTGGAAGAGATCAAGGACATCTTAAAGTACAGGATTAAGTACGGCTTCATGCAGGGCGTGATCTCCGAGGAGCTCGTAGACCGCGTGGCCAGGTATACGGCCGAGACGGGCGACCTGAGGGTGGGGATAAACATGCTGAAGCGCGCCGGCCTGAACGCCGAGCGTCGCGCCAGCCGGACCATATCCGAGGAGGACGTCGAGAGGGCCTACGAGGGGTCCAGGTATGTCCACCTGAACTATACTATAAGGAGCCTCAAGAAGGAGGAGAAGGCGCTATTGAAGTGTATCGTGGAGTCGGGTAAGGATGAGATGATGTCGGGGGAGCTTTATGATCGCTTCCGGGAGAAGACCGGGCTGGGCTACACGTCGTTCTATGAGATGGTAAACCGCCTCGAGGGGCTGAAGCTGGTCTCTCTCAATAATACGGGTAAGGGCGTGAGGGGCCAGAGCCGGCTCGTCTCCCTCATGTATGACCCTAAAGAGGTCGGCAAACGCATCGACGTCTAG
- a CDS encoding mannosyltransferase family protein produces the protein MVPGCVEVSVFRQALKKVPEGLGYALLLFVATRAALMLIGLISHDAFGGRDLSEFPRWFDMWNVWDSNWYIDIAKNGYSTATNSVNMANYAFFPLYPMAMRLAAALIGDYFAAGLAISNVCLIIACVYLYKLVRLDDDERTARRAIKYLFLFPTAFIFSGVFTESTFLALSLACFYYARRGRWHYSGVLGFLTALTRPYGVIIALPMAYEYLRSKDFKLGDVRPDALLLSLPLIGLSLFCLYNYCLTGDPLAFMHIQSAWGGRLSNPAVELLGRLASHSGDVRFEALFTLASLALLAACFKKIDISYLAYGLLLILIPLSTPNSTWSMARYILVVFPVFIILAKIGENRDLDQAMTIVLAMFQGLLMALWTIWSYYII, from the coding sequence GTGGTACCTGGATGCGTTGAGGTGAGCGTTTTCCGCCAGGCATTAAAAAAGGTACCCGAAGGCCTGGGATACGCCCTGCTGCTCTTCGTGGCGACCCGTGCGGCCCTGATGCTAATAGGCCTCATATCACACGACGCCTTCGGCGGGCGAGACCTCAGCGAGTTCCCACGCTGGTTTGACATGTGGAACGTGTGGGACTCTAACTGGTACATCGATATAGCAAAGAATGGCTATTCGACGGCCACGAATTCCGTGAACATGGCCAACTATGCCTTCTTTCCGCTATACCCGATGGCGATGAGGCTGGCGGCAGCCTTAATAGGGGACTACTTCGCCGCAGGCCTCGCCATATCTAACGTTTGCCTGATCATCGCATGCGTATACTTATACAAGCTTGTCAGGCTTGACGATGATGAGCGGACCGCGAGGCGGGCCATAAAATACCTGTTCCTGTTCCCCACCGCTTTCATTTTTTCAGGAGTGTTCACCGAATCCACCTTTCTGGCGCTGAGCCTGGCGTGCTTTTACTATGCGAGGAGGGGTCGCTGGCATTACTCTGGCGTGCTGGGCTTTCTGACTGCGCTGACCCGCCCCTACGGCGTGATCATAGCTTTGCCAATGGCGTACGAATACCTGCGGTCAAAGGACTTTAAGCTCGGCGATGTCAGGCCTGACGCGCTACTCCTATCGCTGCCGCTCATCGGCCTTTCGCTCTTTTGCCTTTATAACTATTGCCTTACCGGGGACCCGCTGGCATTCATGCACATCCAGTCGGCGTGGGGAGGCCGTCTTTCTAATCCCGCCGTCGAGCTTTTGGGCCGCCTGGCCAGCCATAGCGGCGACGTGCGCTTCGAGGCCCTGTTCACCCTCGCCTCGCTCGCCCTTCTAGCCGCATGCTTCAAAAAGATCGACATCTCTTACCTTGCCTACGGCCTTCTTCTGATATTGATCCCCCTCTCGACGCCTAACTCTACCTGGAGCATGGCCAGGTACATACTGGTAGTTTTCCCTGTTTTCATAATACTGGCAAAGATAGGCGAGAATCGCGACCTTGACCAGGCGATGACGATAGTATTGGCGATGTTTCAGGGCCTGCTTATGGCCCTCTGGACCATCTGGAGCTATTATATCATCTAG
- a CDS encoding Nif3-like dinuclear metal center hexameric protein produces the protein MKVESLISRLEEIAPPGLAEEYDAGRIGLILKGSREVGRVAVALDPTPYAIRRAAEDGAGMLVTHHTLIWDPVSRISEELAHKLRLLLDNGLSLYTMHTNYDNAPGGVNDVLAGLIGLRSPEAFYGGRVGTVEEMSLRELACMASARLGCSVEYVGEESRMVRHVATVAGSGFRLALEHAKENRIDVVLSSELKHDVIRGRGEVALVSAPHYYTEAPAMRSLAERLNAIVPTVFIDDPPRIKTIKWDEIRERV, from the coding sequence ATGAAAGTCGAAAGCCTCATATCCAGGCTGGAAGAGATAGCCCCGCCAGGCCTGGCGGAAGAGTATGATGCGGGCAGGATAGGGCTGATACTGAAAGGCTCGCGAGAGGTGGGCAGGGTGGCGGTAGCGCTCGACCCCACGCCCTACGCCATCAGGCGGGCGGCAGAGGATGGCGCCGGAATGCTGGTCACCCACCATACGCTAATATGGGACCCGGTAAGCCGGATAAGCGAGGAACTGGCCCATAAGCTACGCCTGCTGCTGGATAATGGCTTATCACTGTATACGATGCACACGAACTATGACAACGCCCCGGGCGGGGTGAACGACGTCCTGGCCGGCCTGATAGGCCTCAGAAGCCCCGAGGCTTTCTACGGGGGAAGGGTGGGCACCGTAGAGGAGATGAGCCTACGAGAGCTCGCCTGCATGGCCTCGGCCCGCCTTGGCTGCAGCGTAGAGTACGTGGGCGAAGAGAGCCGGATGGTCCGGCACGTCGCCACCGTGGCCGGCAGCGGCTTCAGGCTCGCCCTGGAGCATGCGAAAGAAAACCGTATAGACGTAGTCCTATCCTCCGAGCTCAAGCATGACGTCATAAGGGGCCGCGGCGAGGTGGCCCTCGTGAGCGCGCCCCATTACTATACCGAGGCGCCGGCGATGAGAAGCCTGGCCGAGAGGCTGAACGCCATCGTGCCCACAGTATTTATAGACGACCCGCCCCGCATAAAGACGATAAAATGGGATGAAATACGTGAGCGTGTTTGA